From a region of the Apibacter sp. B3706 genome:
- the guaA gene encoding glutamine-hydrolyzing GMP synthase, translated as MKNGIIILDFGSQYNQLIGRRIREFGVYSEILPYYTPLEEILSHRPKGIILSGGPSSVNSKDAHLVEKELYEQNIPVLGICYGMQVTAKILGGEVSEGIKGEYGKSDFKIVKNTPLLTNLPENSTVWMSHFDEVTKLPEGFELIGTSTNSIACIAHENKKIYAVQFHPEVSHSDYGEHILRNFVFDICQCSKNWEISDFIETEVRKIREKVGSKKVMLGLSGGVDSSVAAVLIHKAIGNQLTCIFVDTGLLRKNEGDKVMKVYGEHFHMNIKRVNAEERFFFKLKGVDEPERKRKIIGNEFIRVFEEEAFKMENIDFLAQGTIYPDVIESKSIKGPSAVIKSHHNVGGLPDELNLQLLEPLRELFKDEVRKVGIELGIPKELVYRHPFPGPGLGIRVIGEVDEEKVKILQEADDIFIEELNKHDLYDKVSQAFVVLLPVKSVGVMGDERTYEYTAVIRSANTVDFMTATWSKFPYEFLELVSNRIINEVKGINRVAYDISSKPPATIEWE; from the coding sequence ATGAAAAATGGAATTATCATTTTGGATTTCGGTTCCCAATATAATCAATTGATTGGACGTCGAATCCGCGAATTTGGTGTATACTCTGAAATTTTACCCTACTATACTCCATTAGAAGAAATATTATCACACCGGCCTAAAGGAATTATACTTTCCGGAGGTCCTTCGTCCGTTAATTCAAAGGATGCTCATCTGGTTGAAAAGGAACTATACGAGCAAAATATACCTGTTTTGGGAATTTGCTACGGTATGCAGGTTACGGCTAAAATTTTAGGAGGCGAAGTATCGGAAGGAATAAAAGGAGAGTATGGGAAGTCTGATTTTAAAATTGTTAAGAATACTCCGTTACTGACTAATTTACCTGAAAACTCTACAGTATGGATGAGTCATTTTGATGAAGTTACTAAATTACCCGAGGGTTTTGAACTTATTGGAACATCCACTAATTCTATAGCATGTATTGCTCATGAAAATAAAAAAATATATGCTGTTCAATTTCATCCTGAGGTTTCCCACAGTGACTATGGAGAGCATATATTAAGAAATTTTGTTTTTGATATTTGTCAATGCAGTAAAAACTGGGAGATTTCTGATTTCATAGAAACTGAAGTCAGAAAGATCCGAGAGAAAGTTGGCAGCAAAAAAGTAATGCTCGGACTTTCCGGAGGGGTAGATTCTTCTGTTGCAGCTGTTTTAATACATAAAGCCATAGGAAATCAACTTACCTGTATTTTCGTAGATACGGGCTTATTGCGTAAAAATGAAGGAGACAAGGTGATGAAAGTGTACGGAGAGCATTTTCATATGAATATAAAAAGAGTAAATGCAGAAGAAAGGTTTTTCTTTAAACTTAAAGGTGTAGATGAGCCGGAAAGAAAAAGAAAAATTATTGGTAATGAATTTATACGAGTTTTTGAAGAAGAAGCTTTTAAAATGGAAAATATAGATTTCCTTGCTCAAGGAACTATATATCCCGATGTAATAGAATCCAAATCTATAAAAGGACCTTCAGCAGTAATTAAATCACATCATAATGTAGGCGGATTACCTGATGAGCTTAATCTCCAATTATTAGAACCTTTGCGAGAATTATTTAAAGATGAAGTTAGAAAAGTAGGTATTGAATTAGGCATTCCAAAAGAATTGGTATACCGTCATCCATTCCCCGGACCCGGTTTGGGAATACGCGTGATAGGTGAAGTTGACGAAGAAAAAGTAAAAATTTTACAAGAAGCAGATGATATATTTATTGAGGAATTAAATAAACACGATTTATATGATAAAGTAAGTCAGGCATTTGTAGTTCTTTTGCCCGTGAAATCGGTTGGAGTTATGGGGGATGAAAGGACTTATGAATATACAGCAGTGATACGCTCAGCCAATACTGTTGACTTTATGACGGCTACTTGGTCAAAATTCCCTTATGAATTTTTAGAATTGGTTTCTAATCGTATTATCAATGAAGTTAAAGGTATAAATCGCGTGGCCTATGATATTTCTTCTAAACCACCGGCTACTATTGAATGGGAATAA
- a CDS encoding DUF2461 domain-containing protein, translating to MLHKESINFLSELTKNNNREWFAENKDWYENSRKDFEQLVTELLQSISQFDIQTRYLNPKKCIFRIYRDIRFSKDKTPYKTHFGAVFNEKKGSGFYIHIQPNNNFLSCGFYDLTSKQVKNVRKGIEENFEEFKSILSESKFKKEIGDLSRDFDVLKRVPVGFNIESPAVEYLKLKRFYVTKPFAQEKLFTNSFIEYTTNLYKIMHPIYEFLEEFAHE from the coding sequence ATGTTGCATAAAGAATCTATAAATTTTCTATCAGAATTAACTAAAAATAATAATAGAGAATGGTTTGCTGAAAATAAAGATTGGTATGAAAATTCACGAAAAGATTTTGAGCAATTAGTGACTGAGTTGCTTCAATCAATTTCTCAATTTGATATCCAAACTAGATATTTAAATCCTAAAAAATGTATATTCAGGATTTATAGAGATATACGATTTTCAAAAGACAAAACTCCTTATAAAACTCATTTTGGAGCGGTATTCAATGAAAAAAAAGGATCAGGATTTTATATACACATACAACCGAATAATAATTTTCTAAGCTGCGGATTTTATGATTTGACTTCGAAACAAGTAAAGAACGTTCGAAAAGGTATTGAAGAAAATTTTGAAGAATTTAAATCGATTCTATCTGAAAGCAAATTCAAAAAAGAAATCGGCGATTTATCCAGAGATTTCGATGTTTTAAAAAGAGTACCTGTAGGATTTAATATAGAAAGCCCGGCAGTTGAATATTTGAAATTAAAACGATTTTATGTAACCAAACCCTTCGCCCAAGAAAAATTATTTACTAATAGCTTTATAGAATATACTACGAATCTATATAAAATTATGCATCCGATTTACGAATTTTTAGAAGAATTCGCACACGAATAA
- a CDS encoding VIT family protein, translating to MEKKSYTSEKHYVHKIGWLRAAVLGANDGILSTTSLVIGVAAASTNREFIILSAVSGIIAGAMSMASGEYVSVSSQEDIEKSDLIREQRELDATPEVELEELAKIYQKRGLDKELSIKVAEQLTNHNALAAHARDELGINEISKARPLQAALASLFSFLSGGILPLLLSIFAPLTHMVLMQYLFSIIFLIILGAISAKTGGYSMLKGMFKIAFWGTLSMGLAALVGHLFGVQVG from the coding sequence ATGGAAAAAAAATCTTATACCTCAGAAAAACATTATGTTCATAAGATCGGTTGGTTGCGTGCAGCAGTTTTAGGAGCAAATGACGGCATACTTTCTACAACCAGTTTAGTAATAGGAGTTGCAGCAGCTAGTACCAATAGAGAATTTATTATTTTATCTGCCGTATCGGGGATAATTGCCGGAGCCATGTCTATGGCTTCAGGAGAATATGTTTCGGTAAGTTCCCAGGAGGACATTGAAAAATCGGATTTAATCAGAGAGCAAAGAGAATTAGATGCGACACCTGAAGTTGAATTAGAAGAACTAGCTAAAATATATCAAAAACGGGGTTTAGATAAGGAATTATCGATTAAAGTAGCTGAACAACTTACGAATCATAATGCGTTAGCAGCCCATGCAAGGGATGAGCTGGGAATTAATGAAATATCTAAAGCTCGTCCTTTACAAGCAGCTTTAGCATCCTTATTTTCTTTTTTATCGGGTGGAATTTTACCTTTACTTCTTTCGATTTTTGCACCTCTCACTCATATGGTTTTAATGCAATATTTATTTTCAATTATCTTTCTTATTATACTTGGAGCCATATCTGCAAAGACCGGAGGGTATAGCATGCTAAAAGGAATGTTCAAAATTGCTTTTTGGGGCACTCTTTCAATGGGTTTAGCAGCCTTAGTTGGACATCTTTTTGGCGTTCAAGTCGGATAG
- a CDS encoding ABC transporter permease — protein MNFTWFISKKIALSKSNKNNLSQTIIRIGQTAIAIGIVVSVLTMAIGLGSKKAIKQKMADFNGHITIRSYDSNNSFNSSKLNRKNVLLEKIKNNPEVSNIQEYATRSGVIRTNISFAGVILKGVSEDFDRKRFKEFMIKGEIPNYSKNSISNEVILSEKIAKEMKLDIDSTFVMFFVRENQTPIYRRFTLKGIFRTDIKQIDDVFLIGDIQHIQKLNHWNGDDIGGYDIFIKDIEDLDKVFPKIEECAGFNNYAEKATTTFSQINDWIRIFDTNIFIIMSIMMVVVVINIIMVLLILIIERTNSIGMLKTLGASNKQIRKIFINYTLFIMIPGLLVGNCIAIALLYIQKYFEVIKLNPDNYYVSSVPVYINFFYIFIISLVSLVISGIVLLLPSYLITKISPIKAIKFQ, from the coding sequence TTGAATTTTACCTGGTTTATATCCAAAAAAATAGCTTTATCAAAAAGTAATAAAAATAATCTTTCGCAAACCATCATTCGTATCGGTCAAACGGCTATTGCAATAGGTATCGTAGTATCTGTTTTAACTATGGCTATAGGGCTTGGATCTAAAAAAGCCATTAAACAAAAAATGGCCGATTTCAACGGTCATATCACCATTAGAAGTTACGACAGTAACAATTCATTCAATAGTTCTAAACTAAATAGAAAAAATGTACTGCTTGAAAAAATAAAAAATAATCCTGAGGTTTCCAATATTCAAGAATATGCTACCCGAAGCGGCGTAATTAGAACAAATATAAGTTTTGCCGGAGTTATTTTAAAAGGAGTTTCGGAAGATTTTGACCGCAAACGATTTAAAGAATTCATGATTAAAGGGGAAATTCCCAACTATTCTAAAAATTCGATAAGTAATGAGGTGATTTTGTCCGAAAAAATTGCCAAGGAAATGAAGCTGGATATTGATTCAACCTTTGTCATGTTTTTTGTAAGAGAAAATCAAACACCTATTTACAGACGATTTACGTTAAAGGGGATTTTCAGAACAGACATAAAACAAATTGATGATGTCTTTTTGATAGGAGATATACAACATATCCAAAAATTAAATCATTGGAACGGAGATGATATAGGAGGATATGATATTTTTATAAAAGATATTGAAGATTTAGACAAGGTTTTCCCTAAAATTGAAGAATGTGCCGGATTTAATAATTATGCAGAAAAGGCAACAACAACATTTTCACAAATCAATGATTGGATACGTATTTTTGATACCAATATTTTCATAATCATGTCGATTATGATGGTTGTAGTTGTCATAAATATTATCATGGTGCTTCTTATTCTGATTATTGAGCGAACCAATTCAATAGGAATGTTAAAAACGTTGGGAGCATCAAATAAACAAATTAGAAAAATTTTTATAAATTATACTCTTTTCATAATGATTCCGGGATTGTTGGTGGGAAATTGTATTGCTATTGCATTATTATATATTCAAAAGTATTTTGAGGTTATAAAATTGAATCCTGATAATTACTATGTAAGTTCAGTACCGGTTTACATAAATTTCTTTTATATTTTTATTATATCTTTGGTTTCTTTAGTTATTAGCGGAATAGTATTACTTTTACCTTCTTATTTAATAACTAAAATATCTCCTATAAAAGCTATAAAATTTCAATAA
- a CDS encoding DUF3810 family protein, whose translation MLNKKKIKVSISGLLSSLLLQFFIFQVIKLSLNPTDSWYYHFVIKVKFFLNSVFGNISISIGDIFYIILAVFILACLIQAFVFFIKKKKEKITACFIKILLLLNILYGWFMLSFGLLYNYRNFSQYENSQEKLFLIDYKIVAGHLLNECVKLKEEVSNNKKGEFTVNREKMIQIINQEQSAFYGIPRQNENVKKSIFNPILIKLGILGYYNPFTGEAQVAKGIPDTSIPFTIAHEMGHQVGVAREDEANFYSFYMGESSPNKDFQYSVKYKALNYLLREIYVNDSAFVHLLLRNYSEGMKLDREKEKKYYLGMSGLGSDVFSYMNNIYLKSNSQKEGIIAYNLVSQMIVSYYKKQYPSLFLKENPLIQ comes from the coding sequence ATGTTAAATAAGAAGAAAATAAAAGTAAGTATAAGCGGTTTATTATCTTCACTTTTGTTGCAATTTTTCATATTTCAAGTTATAAAATTGAGTTTAAATCCGACAGATAGTTGGTATTATCATTTTGTAATAAAAGTAAAGTTTTTTTTAAATTCAGTATTCGGAAATATTTCAATTTCAATAGGAGATATATTTTATATAATTTTAGCCGTATTTATCTTAGCATGTTTGATACAAGCATTCGTTTTTTTTATTAAAAAGAAGAAAGAAAAAATAACAGCATGTTTTATCAAGATCTTACTTCTTTTAAACATTTTATACGGATGGTTTATGTTGTCGTTTGGGCTTTTATACAACTATAGAAATTTCTCCCAATATGAAAATTCTCAAGAAAAATTATTTCTAATTGATTATAAAATTGTTGCGGGTCATTTGTTGAATGAATGTGTTAAACTAAAGGAGGAAGTTTCCAACAATAAAAAAGGAGAATTTACGGTCAACCGTGAAAAAATGATTCAAATAATTAATCAAGAACAAAGTGCTTTTTATGGTATTCCGAGGCAAAATGAAAACGTTAAAAAATCAATCTTTAATCCCATTTTAATTAAATTGGGAATACTGGGATATTATAATCCATTTACAGGAGAAGCTCAAGTTGCTAAAGGAATTCCCGATACATCGATCCCCTTTACCATAGCACATGAAATGGGACATCAGGTAGGAGTAGCCAGAGAAGATGAAGCAAACTTTTATTCCTTTTATATGGGAGAATCTTCACCCAATAAAGATTTTCAATATAGTGTTAAATATAAAGCATTAAATTATCTATTACGAGAAATCTATGTAAATGATTCTGCATTTGTGCATTTACTTTTACGAAATTATTCGGAAGGAATGAAATTGGATCGAGAAAAAGAAAAAAAATATTATCTGGGAATGTCAGGGTTAGGATCAGATGTATTTTCTTATATGAATAATATATACCTTAAATCAAATTCGCAAAAAGAGGGAATTATTGCTTATAATCTTGTATCTCAAATGATTGTCAGCTATTACAAAAAACAATATCCTTCCTTGTTTTTAAAAGAAAACCCTTTAATTCAATAA
- a CDS encoding Ig-like domain-containing protein has product MYKIIKILVVSSLIISCARVGSPSGGPKDITPPKFLGSKPDTLATNVNPNTKEIVLNFDEYVILKDIAQQVIISPPPGITPTISPVGTARKYVTVRFYEPLLSNTTYTINFGSSIQDNNEGNKLNNFSYTFSTGNTIDSLQVNGTVRQSLKKELANPTIVSLYKIEKDKSGKDSVNLKNKPYYISRVDSAGNFKLKHLHEGKYRLLAFNDLNSNLIPDTDKEMVGFAAQDINPLYPETYSLVLSPVKQSYKFLKAEQEGQGIIKVKFKGHPDKLSITPVDRDFPSYKIEHQPFADSLYVYFNNAEFKKTEKKFRIKLLLKYLQKVDTLNLLYDNTLKSELSITPIEKEVSPTASFMLKASNYINRIDKNRIEVSKNNEPINFNAEIDSLNAKNIAIKFPVAYDTEYKVTIKDQSFKDFLNQTNKDTLSYVIKTKKQNEFGNLSIRLQNKPDSKFFFQLVNEKYEVLENIYGSQDTFIFQNMKPGKYLIRILVDQNNNGIWDSADLENFKPAEPTYLYPNVIDVRPLWDINEVWIL; this is encoded by the coding sequence ATGTATAAAATAATTAAAATTCTTGTAGTAAGCAGCCTAATAATTTCATGTGCACGAGTTGGGAGTCCAAGCGGAGGTCCTAAAGATATTACACCCCCTAAATTTTTAGGCTCTAAACCGGATACATTAGCTACAAATGTTAATCCTAATACTAAGGAAATTGTATTAAATTTTGATGAATATGTGATTTTGAAAGATATAGCACAGCAGGTCATCATTTCACCCCCCCCCGGAATCACTCCTACCATTTCTCCTGTAGGTACGGCAAGGAAATATGTAACCGTTCGTTTTTATGAACCGTTACTTTCGAATACTACCTATACTATCAATTTTGGATCGAGTATTCAAGATAATAACGAAGGAAATAAATTAAACAATTTTTCCTATACATTTTCTACGGGAAATACAATTGATAGTCTACAAGTTAATGGTACGGTTAGGCAAAGTTTAAAAAAAGAATTGGCAAACCCGACGATCGTATCCTTGTATAAGATTGAAAAAGATAAATCAGGTAAAGATTCCGTAAATTTAAAAAATAAACCCTATTACATTTCAAGAGTAGATTCTGCAGGAAATTTCAAATTAAAACATTTGCATGAAGGAAAGTATAGATTATTGGCATTTAATGATCTAAATTCAAATTTAATTCCTGACACGGATAAAGAAATGGTAGGATTTGCAGCACAAGATATTAATCCTTTGTATCCGGAAACTTATTCATTAGTATTGTCTCCTGTAAAGCAATCGTACAAATTTTTAAAAGCAGAACAAGAGGGTCAAGGCATAATAAAAGTTAAATTTAAAGGACACCCCGATAAATTAAGTATAACTCCTGTTGATCGTGATTTTCCTTCTTATAAAATAGAACATCAGCCCTTTGCAGACAGTTTATATGTATATTTTAACAATGCAGAATTCAAAAAAACAGAAAAGAAATTTAGAATAAAATTACTTTTAAAATACCTTCAAAAAGTAGATACGCTTAATTTATTATATGATAATACCTTAAAGTCTGAGTTGTCAATTACACCCATCGAAAAAGAAGTTTCTCCCACTGCCAGTTTTATGTTAAAAGCATCCAATTACATTAATCGGATTGACAAAAACAGAATAGAAGTTAGTAAAAATAATGAACCCATAAATTTTAATGCGGAAATAGATTCTTTAAATGCTAAAAATATTGCTATTAAATTTCCTGTAGCTTATGATACGGAATACAAGGTAACCATCAAAGATCAATCATTTAAAGATTTTTTAAATCAAACTAATAAAGATACGTTGTCATATGTTATTAAAACCAAAAAGCAGAATGAATTTGGAAATTTAAGTATCAGATTACAAAATAAGCCTGATTCAAAATTTTTCTTTCAACTGGTAAATGAAAAATACGAAGTGTTGGAAAATATTTATGGATCGCAAGATACTTTTATATTTCAAAACATGAAACCGGGAAAATATTTGATTCGTATATTGGTAGATCAGAAT